Proteins encoded together in one Peribacillus asahii window:
- a CDS encoding phage tail tape measure protein produces MNNDIKISIVSILDINQSTSQINRDIATLEKKINSIKLNIQVDEKVSKILAQYSQAMENHKKINQDLNRVMKEEKTISKENNGIIKESITQHLKNGEIIQREIERIDKRTKATKQETEVIKQQISELEKLGQLQKRVTKENAKGATGGSDTYKNGNTSTTYNYDKGGNVTSSRTTQNIEQQRLATEKLLATQIRLKNEFNELQRQGTITSSSLSRLNNAIDNTKNIDQIKKLENALSRAKTNANTNVGLENYKKQASVNVQNLARSTGMSMNDSSIKQYLNSVNALTSRTPNLNQQMLNLSTSFRQLAANARDTAKANETLGNSLAGIMGKVATWGIVTTAIYGTINAAKDFMSIIVDIDTKMTTLKMVTGESDLSSVFDRAVESSERFSRSISESMDALVEFSRQGFKGEELNGLADSALIASAVADLSTQKSADYLTSTLVQWNMEAKESMGIIDA; encoded by the coding sequence ATGAACAATGACATTAAAATATCCATAGTTTCCATTTTAGACATAAACCAATCGACATCTCAGATAAACAGAGATATCGCTACACTTGAAAAGAAAATTAATAGTATAAAATTAAATATCCAAGTCGATGAAAAGGTGTCCAAAATCCTAGCTCAATACTCTCAAGCTATGGAAAATCACAAAAAGATTAACCAAGACTTAAACAGAGTAATGAAAGAAGAAAAAACCATCTCTAAAGAGAATAACGGAATCATTAAAGAAAGTATTACTCAACATCTTAAAAATGGCGAAATTATTCAACGTGAAATTGAGCGTATAGATAAACGAACAAAAGCAACTAAACAAGAAACTGAAGTAATTAAACAACAGATTTCTGAATTAGAAAAGCTTGGACAACTTCAAAAACGAGTTACAAAAGAAAATGCCAAAGGTGCTACAGGTGGTTCTGATACATATAAAAATGGAAATACTTCCACTACTTATAATTATGATAAAGGTGGGAACGTTACTTCCAGTAGAACTACCCAAAACATCGAACAACAACGTTTAGCAACTGAAAAATTGCTCGCTACTCAAATTAGATTAAAAAATGAGTTTAATGAATTACAAAGACAAGGTACTATCACATCCTCTTCTCTTTCACGCTTAAATAATGCGATTGATAATACTAAGAATATTGATCAAATTAAAAAATTAGAAAATGCTTTATCTAGAGCTAAAACTAACGCTAACACTAATGTAGGTTTAGAGAACTATAAAAAACAAGCTAGTGTAAATGTTCAAAATTTAGCTAGATCAACAGGAATGTCCATGAATGATTCAAGTATTAAACAATATTTGAATTCAGTTAATGCTTTGACTTCTCGCACACCTAACCTAAATCAACAAATGTTGAATTTAAGTACTAGTTTTAGACAATTAGCTGCCAATGCTAGAGATACAGCGAAAGCTAATGAAACTTTAGGTAATTCACTAGCCGGAATCATGGGTAAAGTAGCCACATGGGGAATTGTCACTACAGCTATATACGGAACTATTAATGCAGCTAAAGATTTCATGTCAATTATTGTCGATATAGACACTAAAATGACCACTTTGAAAATGGTAACTGGTGAATCTGATCTATCGAGTGTATTTGATCGTGCTGTGGAAAGTTCAGAAAGATTCTCACGTTCAATTTCTGAAAGCATGGATGCCCTTGTTGAATTTTCTCGACAAGGTTTCAAAGGAGAAGAATTAAATGGTTTAGCTGACAGTGCCTTGATAGCTTCTGCCGTAGCCGACCTGAGTACTCAAAAATCAGCCGATTATCTAACTTCCACTCTTGTTCAATGGAACATGGAAGCAAAAGAATCGATGGGAATAATTGATGCTTAA
- a CDS encoding phage tail tape measure protein: MWNEISNNYATTTEKLAQGQARAGATARAMGLDFDQLNAIVGTVTAATKQSGKFHCPLY, translated from the coding sequence ATGTGGAATGAAATATCAAATAACTATGCTACGACAACTGAAAAATTGGCTCAGGGGCAAGCTAGAGCAGGTGCGACAGCTCGTGCTATGGGTCTTGACTTCGACCAATTAAACGCAATTGTCGGTACAGTAACGGCTGCCACAAAACAATCGGGTAAATTTCATTGCCCCTTATATTAG
- a CDS encoding phage tail tape measure protein encodes MAKARVHKNEIGNFIKSVLPRLTSKPAQDALASLNVSMHGEDGDMRDIIDIYSEVAEKTKSLTKDQKIAVTEGLAGKIFAV; translated from the coding sequence ATAGCGAAAGCTAGGGTACACAAGAATGAAATTGGTAACTTTATTAAAAGTGTCCTCCCTCGTCTTACATCCAAACCTGCGCAAGACGCATTAGCATCGTTAAATGTTTCTATGCATGGCGAAGATGGAGATATGCGTGACATTATTGATATCTATTCTGAAGTAGCAGAAAAAACTAAGTCTCTAACAAAAGACCAAAAAATAGCAGTAACAGAAGGATTGGCTGGTAAAATATTTGCCGTCTAA